In Gigantopelta aegis isolate Gae_Host chromosome 14, Gae_host_genome, whole genome shotgun sequence, the following proteins share a genomic window:
- the LOC121388152 gene encoding dynein regulatory complex subunit 4-like codes for MPPKKKKSGKKGKKGKKSGKAKTPTVIDGISTEEMSKEQLEEHIMRLRDELDREREERNYFQLERDKVNTFWEITKRQLEEKKAELRNKDREMEDAEERHQVEIKVYKQKVKHLLYEHQNNIAELKAEGTVSIKLAQDGHQNDEMELRKDKRALKVELKELELAHEDVIKNLKKTNDEQITELRQDFERQAREIEAKYEKKMRTLRDELDLRRKTEIHEIEERKNGQINTLMKNHEKAFSDIKNYYNDITLNNLALINTLKEQVEEMKKKEERMEKQMAEVIAENKRLTEPLQRAREEVEELRKQLANYNKDKETLRMTKARLRVMEKDFKALKWEHEVLEQRFQKTEEERDELYSKFVKAIHEVQQKSSFKNLLLEKKLNALVDTLEKKEAQLNEVLSASNLDPTALTVVTRKLEDVLDSKNSAIKDLQYELARVCKAHNDLLRTYEAKLHVFGIPTEELGFKPLESTVGGQTLGQGVAGLVSAPT; via the exons ATG CCtccgaagaagaagaagagtggGAAGAAGGGGAAGAAAGGTAAAAAGTCCGGAAAGGCGAAAACCCCAACAGTTATTGATGGAATCTCAACGGAGGAGATGTCCAAAGAACAG ttGGAGGAGCACATCATGCGGTTACGAGATGAGCTTGACCGTGAGCGAGAGGAGAGGAACTACTTCCAGCTGGAGCGAGACAAAGTGAATACATTCTGGGAAATCACCAAACGCCAGCTCGAGGAGAAGAAAGCAGAACTGAGAAATAAAGATCGGGAGATGGAGGATGCGGAAGAAAGACATCAAGTTGAGATTAAG GTGTACAAACAAAAAGTGAAGCATCTCCTATATGAACATCAAAACAACATCGCAGAGCTGAAGGCGGAGGGTACAGTGTCGATCAAACTGGCGCAGGACGGACACCAGAATGACGAGATGGAGCTCAGGAAGGACAAGCGAGCGCTCAAAGTCGAACTCAAAGAGCTCGAGTTGGCGCACGAAGACGTCATTAAGAATCTCAAAAAG ACAAATGATGAACAGATCACCGAGCTGAGACAAGACTTTGAGCGACAGGCACGTGAGATCGAGGCCAAGTACGAGAAGAAGATGCGGACTCTGCGTGATGAACTCGACCTGCGCCGCAAGACTGAGATCCACGAGATCGAGGAACGCAAGAACGGACAGATCAACACGCTGATGAAGAACCACGAGAAGGCGTTCAGCGACATCAAGAATTACTACAACGATATCACATTGAATAACCTCGCACTCATCAATACACTGAAG GAACAAGTCGAGGAgatgaagaagaaagaagagcGAATGGAGAAACAGATGGCCGAAGTGATTGCAGAAAACAAGAGATTGACAGAACCCTTGCAGAGAGCGCGCGAGGAGGTGGAAGAGCTCCGCAAACAGCTGGCCAATTACAACAAAGACAAAGAAACACTGAGG ATGACGAAAGCCAGGTTACGAGTTATGGAGAAAGATTTCAAAGCGCTCAAGTGGGAGCATGAAGTTTTGGAGCAGCGATTCCAGAAG ACAGAGGAGGAGCGTGACGAGCTGTACAGTAAGTTTGTGAAGGCCATTCACGAGGTGCAGCAGAAGAGCAGCTTTAAGAACCTGCTGCTGGAGAAGAAACTGAACGCCCTCGTCGACACACTCGAGAAGAAAGAGGCACAACTCAATGAAGTCCTGTCTGCTTCCAACCTTGACCCCACCGCTCTCACGGTCGTCACGCGCAAACTCGAG gATGTTCTGGATTCCAAAAACAGTGCAATCAAAGATTTACAGTACGAACTTGCTAGAGTTTGTAAG GCCCATAATGATCTGCTGAGGACGTACGAGGCCAAGTTACACGTGTTTGGAATTCCAACGGAAGAGCTCGGCTTTAAGCCACTGGAATCGACCGTCGGAGGACAGACGCTCGGACAAGGGGTGGCCGGTTTAGTTTCTGCACCAACATAA